Part of the Halorhabdus utahensis DSM 12940 genome, GCAAATCCACACGTACGACGGGTACAAGGAAGACATCTATATCGCCAACTTTGAACCAGATACAACGTTCCAAGACCAACTTCCGTTCAATGACTACATTGTGATCCGTCCCGAAGCACTAGGTGCCGCATACGTCGATACCGATCAATCGATCATCCCAGAATTACTTGAAAGAGCAACGGATGAAGGACTTAACGTAGTTTACCTCCCTCGCGGACGAGATGATGAAGAATATGCAGAGCCATTCTCATCTTCTGGTGTATATATTCCCTCGGAAACTTTGGACGGACTTCAACTCGCATGGTACTCGGATGGGGTTCTTACTGGTTCTGGAACGATGGCTCGAGAGGCAGCGTGTATGGGGATACCAGCTGTTTCCTTTTTCCCTGAGACTCCTCTTTCCGTAGATCAGGAGATGATTAACGATGGCATGATTTTCCATTCTCGTGACTCCCAGGCAATTGTTGAATTCATTGACTCACAATCTACACGAGATCGGGAAGCAGATATTTCTCGATCCGAAGACGTCCTTAGTGATGTTGTTGCTACGGTCAACTCAATAATCAACTCCGAAACCACCAAAAACGAACTATGAAAGTACTCAATCTGATCAATGCACGGAAGCCGTTTCTAATGGACCAGATTAATGCGTTGGAAGAAGCGGGTATAGAGAGTGACACGATCTGTGTTCCTGGTGATTTCAATGCTGACGGATCAGAATTCACAAGTCGTTCTATATTGGATTATGCTAAGTTTTATCCGAAAATACTATCCAAAATTTCAAATAAATATGACATTATCCATGCTCACTATGGATTAACCGCTCCATTTGCTCTGGCACAGCCATACCGACCAGTCGTTCTGTCGTTGTGGGGTCGAGATCTATTTGGTCCAGCCGCTCCGTTGAGTAAGGTTTGTGCTAGATTCAGCGATGAAGTCATTGTTCGAAGTGAGGAGATGCGTGAAGAGTTAAGCCAGCCTGCTCATATTGTCGAGCGTGGCGTTGATCTAGAGAAATTTGAGCCGATGGACCAAAAACAGGCACGAACAAAAGTCAACTGGTCAAAAGATGGGAAGCATATTTTATTCCCATACTCACCTCAACGAGAAAAGAAGAACTACCCACTTGCAGAAGAAGTTGTTGGAAAAGTAAACTCAATGTTAGACGAAAATGTAATTCTACATGCAATTTTTAATGAACCCCATGAGAAGATCCCCATCTATATGAACGCAGCAGACCTCCTCCTCATGACATCTCGCCCAAAAAGCGAGGGGTCACCAAACACTGTGAAAGAGGCTCTCGCTTGTAATACTCCAGTTGTTTCTACAGATGTGGGAAATGTGTCTGATCTTATTGGATATCTTCCGAATTATCATGTTTGCTATAGTACATCCCAGCTCGTTAGTAAAACGATTGCTGTTCTGAATGCAGAGACTAATGGAACTGGGCGTGAACGGGCCAAAGAGCTCTCTTGGTCGAACACCACGGATTCTCTACTCTCTGTGTATAGTTTGGCCAAAAGTTAGGTGAAAATATAAAGGAATTAAAAGTTCATTCTCAGTTAGATACGGCCAGATGTTTGGTTCGTCAATCGAGTTCAGTCCTCATGGAAGGTAGCTTTTCAGCGTCGAAAAATCTGGCATAAGACGGTACTTGAACCACTCTTGGAGCGGGTCCCAGCATCTTTCGATGGCGGACAATTCAGGGTGTTTTGGTGGGAAGTAACACACTTCGAGATCGTCCCCGCCTACGCGCGAGACCGAATTATCTCCGATAGTTTTTGATCAAGTGACACAGCGAGTTAGCTACGCCAAGAAGTGGTGCAAGCAGCTCCCTTACTTTCAGAAGATATCTTGAGTGATATTGCTACAGCCTGCTCCTCGTGACGGGCTTGGAACTCATCAGAGAGGAACTCGGAGGGAAACAGTGTAGTAAGCCGACGCATGATTCTCAACGAGGAGGCGTCAGTGTGCACAGCGGACACCTCTTCATTCCTCTCGAAATGTAGCCTCGATAAGCCGCTGCTGTCACGTGGTTCGTCTCTTAGCTAAAATCGGATCGGGGACCCCCTTGCACACGGTCATGAAAAACGGCGGTGACTTTACGAGCCCTTCTCGGACGATTGGTTTCGCTAGGCGATAGGTAAGGGGCGATTGGGTTGTTTGATACGTATCTGTTGATGTCTGGCATCGCCGTCACGGTTCGTTGACTAACTATAACCCAATGGTTATCTAAAAGCGGGTCATTTCCGTACGCAAATGCGAGCCAGGCGAGTTGCAATACTTTTCTCCATTTTGACTGTCTGGGTTGTGACGGCCTTGGTTATCGGTCTTAAGCTCTCTCCTATCGACGGGTATAAACTTTCACCCTACTCCTTCTGGTTACTCCCTCTCTTGGGGTTCGGACTTATCGCGTCATCCATTGCCACAATCTTCGCTCCAAAATCACCAGCACGATGGCTGTTACCAGCGTTCCCTCTCGTGATCGTCGCACTCCCAATCCTCCGAGGGTACTTCTACTTTGGTGAAGGCGACCCCCTATACCACCTCGGAGCTGTGCGACAATTGGTCGAAGGGAGCCTGCCCGCAGAGGCCGAATTCTACCCAGCCCTGCATTATTTAGCAACGATTACATTAGAGGTGACTGGACTCGAGGCGAGGCAATCACTCCTGTTGGTGATGGTCGTCGCGTTTGCTCTTTGGATACTCGCCGTCCCACTGTTGGCGAGGGCGGTGACCGGCACAAAACTCTACCTCGGAGTCATCGCTGCAGCCGCGCTACTGCCAATTACACCGATTTCGACGTTCCCGAGACCTCATCCAGCCACGGCCGCAATCTTTCTCACTCCCGTGATCTTACTCCCTGCATTTTTGCCGAAAATCTCCCGAAAGCAACGTTCGGTAGTTTATGTAACTCTATTCTTGGCCGCGATCCTCTATCACCCATTCGTTGCGCTCGTCACCGTGGGAATGATGTTCGTCTGGACAAACTGGGGAATCGGGGACTCACCGAGCGCACTCCGTCCAGCACTACTCGTTGGCTCTATCATCGCCGTCTTGGCTTGGTTACTACACTTTTCACAGTTCCAAGGGGCATTGGTCAGTTCGATTATCGGGATACTCCAAGGGAGTGTCGGAGCGGATACTGCAAGCAGAGTAGGATCGTTACAGATCCTCGGCCTGTCACTCGTAGAGTACGTGGCGCGAGTGGGCGGAAAATACCTCATTTTCGGAACTCTGAGCATCATCGCGGTCATCGCTTCGCTCCGACGTAGAAATTGGAAACTAGTCATCTTCACACTCGGGTCGGTGCCGGCGATACTCGGGGTCATCTTGTTCTTTTCAACGGGCAGTATCGGTCTCTGGACGCGCATTTTCGGCTTATTCATGCTCATTGGGACGATTCTCGCAGCGGTTG contains:
- a CDS encoding DUF354 domain-containing protein, which codes for MSDTNTAWVDLVSPSHPFFFKSLLDELPELNRNVTVRQKTETVGLADSAGFDYDILGRDFDNTFLRKVGIPLRTIQATLQAPDADISLSSRNAMCVLASKARGIPSIHFTDNDITAHVDGLHIEKLYNRFEAQATHNVVPAAFDTNELTRWGATSEQIHTYDGYKEDIYIANFEPDTTFQDQLPFNDYIVIRPEALGAAYVDTDQSIIPELLERATDEGLNVVYLPRGRDDEEYAEPFSSSGVYIPSETLDGLQLAWYSDGVLTGSGTMAREAACMGIPAVSFFPETPLSVDQEMINDGMIFHSRDSQAIVEFIDSQSTRDREADISRSEDVLSDVVATVNSIINSETTKNEL
- a CDS encoding glycosyltransferase: MKVLNLINARKPFLMDQINALEEAGIESDTICVPGDFNADGSEFTSRSILDYAKFYPKILSKISNKYDIIHAHYGLTAPFALAQPYRPVVLSLWGRDLFGPAAPLSKVCARFSDEVIVRSEEMREELSQPAHIVERGVDLEKFEPMDQKQARTKVNWSKDGKHILFPYSPQREKKNYPLAEEVVGKVNSMLDENVILHAIFNEPHEKIPIYMNAADLLLMTSRPKSEGSPNTVKEALACNTPVVSTDVGNVSDLIGYLPNYHVCYSTSQLVSKTIAVLNAETNGTGRERAKELSWSNTTDSLLSVYSLAKS
- a CDS encoding transposase codes for the protein MCYFPPKHPELSAIERCWDPLQEWFKYRLMPDFSTLKSYLP